The window GCGGGCGTGGTCGCCGGGTTCCTCTGGGTCGACCGCTGGGAGCCCGAACCGGCCAAGTTCCTGCTTCTCGCCTTCGCCTGGGGCGCCTGCATCGCGACGATCACCGCACTGCTCATCAACACCACCGCCGAGGCGGTCGGGGACGAGCTGCTCGGCAAGGGCAGCGGCAACACCGTCGCCGCGCTGGTGTCCGCGCCCATCGTCGAGGAGGCAGCGAAGGCGCTCTTCGTGGTCCTCATGCTCTGGCGCCGGTCGGAGGAGTTCGACGGCGTCGTGGACGGGGTCGTCTACGCCGGGTTCAGCGCCGCCGGGTTCGCGTTCACCGAGAACATCTACTACTTCGGCCGCGCCTTCTACGACTACGGCTTCGGCGACGGGCACAGCCAGGGCGTCATCACGGCGTTCTTCCTCCGCGGCGTCCTCGCTCCCTTCACGCACCCGCTGTTCGCCGTGCTCACCGGGATCGGGATCGGCATCGCGGCGCGGACGACCACGAAGGCGATGAAGGTCGTCGCGCCGCTCGCCGGCTACCTGGCCGCCGTCTGCCTGCACGCGCTGTGGAACAGCGCCGCGCTGCTCGGCGGGTCGAAGTTCCTCACCGTCTACTTCCTGATCATGCTGCCGCTGTTCCTCGGCGTGGTCTACCTGGTCGTCCTGCAACGACGGCGGGAGCAGCGGATCATCGCCACCGCGCTGCCGCACATGGCCGCGCAGCGCTGGATCGCGCCGTCGGAGGTCGACCTGCTCGCCAGCCTGCCCGGCCGCCGCGCGTGGCGCCGTCAGGCGAAACGCCAGTCCGGAAAACGTGCTGCCCGCGCCGTCGCCGTGTACCAGGCGAGCGTGACCGAGCTCGCGTTCCTGGACCGGCGGGAGATCACCACCGACGCCGACCGGCAGCGCCAGCAGGAGCTGCTGCGCACGTTGAAGGCCGCCCGGGCAGAAGCGACGCGCCTCGCCGACGAGGCCGCCCGAGGGTGACCCGGTCCGGGTGAAGCTGGTCACCCGGGCTCAACGCGTCGAGCTCAATCGAGTTAGTCTCGCGCCGTTCGTCCGGTACCCGGAGCGGGACTGGAACGAGAGCAGAGGGAGTCTGCCAGCCATGAGCGTCCACAGGCGCACGCCATGATGAGGCCCGCTCGCCTCGCGGTCGGTGTCGTGTCCGCCGGCCGGGTGGGCAGTGTGCTCGGCGCCGCGCTGGCCCGGGCGGGGCACACCGTGGTCGCCGCGTCGGGGCTGTCCGCCGCGTCGCTGGCCCGCGCCGAACGCCTCCTCCCCGACGTGCCCCTGCTGCCGCCCGACGAAACCGTCCGCCGGGCCGACCTGGTGCTGCTCGCCCTCCCCGACGACGCGCTGGCCGGCATGGTCCGCGGGCTCGTCGCGACCGAATCGCTGCGGCCGGGGCAGATCGTCGTGCACACCTCGGGCGCGCAGGGCGTCGGCGTGCTGGCGCCGGCGGCCGAGGCCGGGGCGCTGGCGCTCGCCCTGCACCCCGTGATGACGTTCACCGGCCGCGAAGAGGACCTCGAGCGGCTGACGGCGTGCAGCATCGGCGTCACCGCGGCGGCGGACGACGAGGCGGCCTGGAACGTCGGCGAGGCGCTCACGGTCGAGATGGGTGCCGAGCCGGTGCGCATCCCCGAGTCCGCGCGGGCGCTCTACCACGCGGCGCTGACCCACGGCGCGAACCACCTCATGACCCTGGTCGCCGACTGCACGGAAGTCTTGCGGGAAGCGGGAATCGGGCACTCCGAACGCCTGGTGGCGCCGCTGCTTTCGGCGGCGTTGGATAATGTGCTCCGACACGGCGACCGCGCGCTCACCGGCCCGGTCGCGCGTGGCGACGCCGGTACCGTCCGCAAGCACCTCGAAGTGCTGGCGGAGCGGGCGCCGGACGTGGCGCCGGCCTACCGCGCGCTGGCCAAGCGCACGGCGGAGCGTGCCGAAGCCGCCGGGCTGCTGGACACCGCGGCCGCCAAAGACCTCACCGAACTCCTCGACGATCCCGCCGAAGGGCACCAAGACCAGTGACCACACCGAAATTCAGCCGCGGCACGCTGAACACGTTCGCGTCGCCCGAGCAGATGAGCCAGGTCAGCCGGGCCCTGCACGGCGTCGGCCGCAAGCTCGCGCTCGTGCCGACCATGGGCGCGCTGCACGCCGGGCACCGCGAGCTGATCCGCCGCGCGAAGCGGCTGCCGAACAACGTCGTGGCGACCTCGATCTTCGTCAACCCGCTGCAGTTCGGCGAGGGCGAGGACTTCGAGGCGTACCCGCGGCCGTTGGAGAACGACCTGGCCGTCCTGGGCGAGGACGGCGTCGAAATCGCGTTCACGCCCAGTGCCGAGGCCCTCTACGGCGAAGGCGCCGTGGTGACCGTGCACCCGGGGCCGCTCGGCGAGCAGCTCGAAGGCGCCGTCCGGCCCGGCCACTTCGCGGGCGTGCTGACCGTCGTGGCGAAGCTGTTCAACCTGCTCCGTCCGGACTACGCGCTCTTCGGTGAAAAGGACTACCAGCAACTGGTCCTGATCAAGCGGATGGTGCGCGACCTGAACATCGACACGCACGTCATCGGCGTGCCGACCGTGCGCGAGCGCGACGGGCTGGCGCTGTCGTCGCGCAACGTCTACCTCACGCCCGAGCAGCGTGAAGACGCCGTCGTCCTGTCGGCCGCCCTCACCGCGGGGGCGTTCGTCGGGCGCGACGGTGCCGAGGCGGTCCTCGAGACCGCGTGGAAGACCCTCGCCGCGCGGCCCGCGGTCGAGGTGGATTACCTGGAGTTGAGGGGAACCGACCTCGGGCCCGCGCCCGTCGACGGTGAAGCACGACTGTTGATCGCGGCCCGGGTGGGGAGTACCCGGCTGATCGACAACGTTCCGGTGTTGCTCGGCGCCGCGGTGGAACACCCGGCGCACCCGGAGCGGGACGCAGGGGAATAGGAGTCCACGATGTACCGCACCATGCTCAAGTCGAAGATCCACCGGGTCACCGTCACCCAGGCCGACCTGCACTACGTCGGCTCGGTGACGGTCGACGAAGACCTGATGGAGGCCGCGGACCTGCTGCCGGGGGAACAGGTGTCCATTGTGGACGTCACCAACGGGGCGCGGCTGGAGACCTACGTCATCAAGGGGGAACGCGGCAGCGGCGTGCTCGGCATCAACGGCGCCGCGGCGCACCTGGTGCACCCGGGCGACCTGGTCATCCTCATTTCCT of the Amycolatopsis sp. NBC_01488 genome contains:
- a CDS encoding Rossmann-like and DUF2520 domain-containing protein, with protein sequence MEREQRESASHERPQAHAMMRPARLAVGVVSAGRVGSVLGAALARAGHTVVAASGLSAASLARAERLLPDVPLLPPDETVRRADLVLLALPDDALAGMVRGLVATESLRPGQIVVHTSGAQGVGVLAPAAEAGALALALHPVMTFTGREEDLERLTACSIGVTAAADDEAAWNVGEALTVEMGAEPVRIPESARALYHAALTHGANHLMTLVADCTEVLREAGIGHSERLVAPLLSAALDNVLRHGDRALTGPVARGDAGTVRKHLEVLAERAPDVAPAYRALAKRTAERAEAAGLLDTAAAKDLTELLDDPAEGHQDQ
- a CDS encoding PrsW family intramembrane metalloprotease; translation: MLLPVLGLIVVALCGLFLFGLATARVGPLAVTIGVLAALVPVAGVVAGFLWVDRWEPEPAKFLLLAFAWGACIATITALLINTTAEAVGDELLGKGSGNTVAALVSAPIVEEAAKALFVVLMLWRRSEEFDGVVDGVVYAGFSAAGFAFTENIYYFGRAFYDYGFGDGHSQGVITAFFLRGVLAPFTHPLFAVLTGIGIGIAARTTTKAMKVVAPLAGYLAAVCLHALWNSAALLGGSKFLTVYFLIMLPLFLGVVYLVVLQRRREQRIIATALPHMAAQRWIAPSEVDLLASLPGRRAWRRQAKRQSGKRAARAVAVYQASVTELAFLDRREITTDADRQRQQELLRTLKAARAEATRLADEAARG
- the panD gene encoding aspartate 1-decarboxylase is translated as MYRTMLKSKIHRVTVTQADLHYVGSVTVDEDLMEAADLLPGEQVSIVDVTNGARLETYVIKGERGSGVLGINGAAAHLVHPGDLVILISYGQMDDAEAATYEPRVVFVDADNRIVHRHTDPGHAPEGSGLLSGTVPLPPEEETAVFPVAETADARRLDALLHAES
- the panC gene encoding pantoate--beta-alanine ligase; protein product: MTTPKFSRGTLNTFASPEQMSQVSRALHGVGRKLALVPTMGALHAGHRELIRRAKRLPNNVVATSIFVNPLQFGEGEDFEAYPRPLENDLAVLGEDGVEIAFTPSAEALYGEGAVVTVHPGPLGEQLEGAVRPGHFAGVLTVVAKLFNLLRPDYALFGEKDYQQLVLIKRMVRDLNIDTHVIGVPTVRERDGLALSSRNVYLTPEQREDAVVLSAALTAGAFVGRDGAEAVLETAWKTLAARPAVEVDYLELRGTDLGPAPVDGEARLLIAARVGSTRLIDNVPVLLGAAVEHPAHPERDAGE